The Paenibacillus sophorae genome has a segment encoding these proteins:
- the glyS gene encoding glycine--tRNA ligase subunit beta encodes MAKDLLFEIGLEEVPARFIRAAMEQLQDRTAKWLDSSRLEHGEVQSFATPRRLAVLVKDVAERQADVSEEVKGPSRKIALDAAGEWSKAALGFARSQGVAPEQFTFKEVGGVEYIYATKSSEGVDTSSLLAEGLTGIVGAMTFPKNMRWGAYDFKFVRPIRWLVALFGSDPIDFEITGVKAGNVSRGHRFLGKDAVIGQPADYIESLRSQHVIADVKERETLILGQINKLASDKNWTIAIKDDLLEEVLFLVETPTVLFGTFDPAFLNIPQEVLITSMREHQRYFPVLDAEGKLLPYFVTVRNGNAEHLETIAKGNEKVLRARLSDAKFFYEEDQKLKIEDALAKLENIVYHEELGSVADKVRRIRQIADSLAGKLQTAPEVATKVSRAADICKFDLVTQMVYEFPELQGTMGEDYARKAGEDEQVSKAIFEHYQPRFAGDAIPSTEAGAIVSIADKIDTIVGCFSIGIIPTGSQDPYALRRQSAGIVQIVLERELPVGLNDIFEIAVQIHKNTRNLKLSAEELRNNLYEFFGLRVKRLLSDNVRYDVVDAVMAAGYDDIVAVVARSKALADAVLSKENFKNTVDSFNRVSNLAAKSTGAALDFALLGEAAESALYETWQSLHTPYQKALEANDAVQALTLLAGLSDAITVFFDSVMVMAEDERVRENRLALLAGIDADLKSFADFGKLVW; translated from the coding sequence TTGGCTAAGGATCTGCTGTTTGAAATCGGGTTGGAGGAAGTCCCGGCACGCTTTATCCGGGCGGCGATGGAGCAGCTTCAGGACAGAACGGCAAAATGGCTGGACTCCTCCCGCCTTGAGCACGGAGAAGTGCAGTCGTTCGCGACGCCGCGCCGTCTGGCCGTTCTCGTAAAGGATGTTGCCGAAAGACAAGCCGATGTCAGTGAAGAAGTCAAAGGGCCTTCCCGCAAAATCGCGCTTGACGCGGCCGGCGAGTGGAGCAAAGCAGCGCTTGGATTTGCCCGAAGCCAAGGTGTTGCCCCTGAGCAGTTCACTTTTAAGGAAGTGGGCGGAGTCGAATATATTTATGCCACCAAGAGCAGTGAAGGTGTGGACACTTCTTCCCTGCTTGCTGAAGGGCTGACCGGAATCGTAGGTGCCATGACGTTCCCTAAGAATATGCGCTGGGGAGCGTATGATTTCAAGTTCGTCCGTCCGATCCGCTGGCTGGTCGCTCTGTTCGGCAGCGACCCTATCGATTTTGAAATTACGGGTGTAAAGGCGGGCAATGTCAGCCGCGGCCACCGTTTTCTCGGCAAGGACGCGGTCATTGGCCAGCCTGCCGACTATATTGAAAGCCTGCGGTCCCAGCATGTCATTGCCGATGTAAAGGAACGCGAGACTCTGATACTCGGACAAATCAACAAGCTTGCTTCCGATAAAAACTGGACGATTGCGATCAAGGACGACCTGCTGGAAGAAGTGCTGTTCCTGGTGGAAACCCCAACAGTGCTGTTCGGCACGTTCGATCCGGCTTTCCTGAATATTCCGCAGGAAGTGCTGATTACTTCGATGCGGGAGCATCAACGGTATTTCCCTGTTCTGGATGCTGAAGGAAAACTGCTTCCATATTTCGTCACCGTGCGCAACGGAAATGCCGAACATCTGGAGACGATCGCCAAAGGGAACGAGAAGGTGCTGCGCGCACGTCTGTCGGATGCGAAGTTCTTCTATGAAGAAGACCAGAAGCTGAAGATCGAAGACGCGCTGGCCAAGCTCGAAAATATCGTTTATCATGAAGAACTCGGCAGCGTTGCCGACAAAGTCCGCCGCATCCGCCAGATCGCAGATAGTCTGGCCGGCAAGCTGCAGACAGCGCCGGAAGTGGCGACGAAAGTCAGCCGCGCCGCAGACATTTGCAAATTCGATCTGGTGACCCAGATGGTGTACGAATTTCCGGAGCTTCAAGGAACGATGGGCGAGGACTATGCCCGCAAAGCGGGTGAAGATGAGCAGGTGTCCAAGGCGATATTTGAGCATTATCAGCCTCGTTTTGCCGGAGACGCCATTCCGTCTACGGAAGCCGGCGCTATCGTCAGCATTGCCGACAAAATCGACACCATTGTCGGCTGCTTCTCGATCGGCATTATCCCTACCGGCTCTCAAGACCCTTACGCGCTGCGCCGCCAGAGTGCGGGCATCGTGCAAATCGTGCTGGAGCGGGAGCTTCCGGTCGGTTTGAACGATATTTTTGAAATCGCCGTTCAGATTCATAAAAATACTCGAAATTTGAAACTTTCCGCTGAGGAACTCCGTAATAACCTGTATGAGTTCTTCGGACTGCGCGTTAAGCGCCTGTTGTCGGACAATGTGCGTTACGATGTGGTCGATGCGGTTATGGCCGCAGGTTACGACGATATTGTCGCTGTTGTTGCCAGAAGCAAGGCGCTGGCGGATGCCGTCCTGTCCAAGGAGAACTTCAAGAATACGGTTGATTCCTTCAACAGGGTCAGCAATCTGGCGGCCAAATCCACCGGAGCTGCTCTGGATTTCGCACTTCTGGGTGAAGCGGCCGAAAGCGCGCTGTACGAAACCTGGCAGTCGCTGCACACGCCGTACCAAAAAGCGCTGGAAGCGAATGATGCGGTTCAGGCGCTCACGTTGCTTGCTGGACTCAGCGATGCCATAACCGTCTTTTTTGACTCCGTCATGGTCATGGCCGAGGACGAGCGGGTGCGGGAAAACCGGCTTGCGCTGCTGGCAGGCATCGATGCCGATTTGAAGAGCTTCGCCGATTTTGGCAAACTGGTCTGGTAG
- the glyQ gene encoding glycine--tRNA ligase subunit alpha — protein sequence MNFQQMILTLQEFWSKQNCIIVQPYDTEKGAGTMNPMTFLRSLGPEPWKVAYVEPSRRPSDGRYGENPNRLYQHHQYQVIIKPSPDNIQEIYLDSLKALGVDPLQHDIRFVEDNWENPSLGCAGLGWEVWLDGMEITQFTYFQQVGGIETSPVSVEITYGMERLASYIQEKENVFDLEWVEGLTYGDVFHQPEVEHSTYTFEVSDVSMLFGLFNTYEAEARRAMDRHLVFPAYDYVLKCSHTFNLLDARGAISVTERTGFITRVRNLARQVAATYVEEREKLGFPLLKKEGVQLG from the coding sequence ATGAATTTTCAGCAGATGATTTTGACGCTGCAAGAGTTCTGGTCGAAGCAGAACTGCATTATCGTTCAGCCGTACGACACGGAAAAAGGCGCGGGCACGATGAATCCGATGACATTCCTGCGTTCCCTCGGACCCGAGCCGTGGAAGGTCGCTTATGTCGAGCCGTCCCGCCGTCCCTCCGATGGCCGTTACGGAGAGAACCCGAACCGTCTGTACCAGCATCATCAGTATCAGGTCATTATCAAGCCGTCCCCGGATAACATTCAGGAGATCTATCTCGACAGCCTGAAGGCGCTCGGCGTCGATCCGCTGCAGCACGATATCCGGTTCGTTGAAGATAACTGGGAGAACCCGTCGCTCGGCTGCGCGGGACTCGGCTGGGAGGTATGGCTGGACGGAATGGAAATTACGCAATTCACCTATTTTCAGCAGGTGGGCGGAATTGAGACCAGCCCGGTTTCGGTTGAAATCACATACGGCATGGAGCGGCTCGCTTCTTATATCCAGGAGAAGGAGAACGTGTTCGATCTGGAGTGGGTCGAAGGCTTGACCTACGGCGACGTGTTCCACCAACCGGAGGTGGAGCATTCCACATATACCTTCGAAGTCTCGGACGTGAGCATGTTGTTTGGCCTCTTCAATACGTATGAAGCGGAAGCGCGGCGGGCGATGGACCGCCATCTTGTATTCCCCGCCTATGATTACGTGCTGAAATGCTCGCATACGTTCAACCTGCTGGATGCGCGGGGCGCAATCAGCGTGACGGAACGTACGGGCTTCATTACAAGAGTCCGTAACCTGGCCCGCCAAGTAGCGGCAACCTATGTGGAGGAACGCGAGAAGCTTGGCTTCCCGCTGCTCAAGAAAGAAGGTGTTCAGCTTGGCTAA
- the recO gene encoding DNA repair protein RecO, whose translation MLHRVEGIVIRSMDYGEGNAIITLCTENAGKVGILVRGAKKVKSRHAALIQPFTLGQYVFFRNNGGLGTLNSGEIISSHHSIREDLIKAAYGSYACELLDRVLHDEETGSFWFRQLSACLNALEEGKEPGVIINLFEMKILQAAGYGPQLDSCIACGRGKADEELLLSPRLGGALCRSCRHNDPPAMEVSSRALKLLRLFAALDLTRLGNVDVKESTREELKKIMRAFMDTQLGLRLKSQNFLDQLDKYNI comes from the coding sequence ATGCTACACAGGGTGGAAGGGATCGTCATCCGCAGTATGGACTACGGCGAGGGGAATGCAATCATTACACTTTGCACCGAAAACGCGGGTAAGGTAGGAATTCTCGTCCGTGGAGCCAAAAAGGTAAAAAGCCGTCATGCTGCCCTGATCCAGCCGTTTACGTTGGGGCAATATGTTTTTTTCAGAAATAACGGAGGACTCGGTACACTGAATTCCGGCGAGATTATAAGTTCCCATCATTCGATCAGGGAGGATCTGATTAAAGCCGCCTACGGCTCTTATGCCTGTGAGCTGCTCGATCGGGTGCTGCATGACGAGGAGACGGGTAGCTTTTGGTTCCGGCAGTTGTCGGCCTGCCTGAATGCGCTGGAAGAAGGCAAGGAGCCGGGAGTTATTATTAATCTGTTCGAGATGAAAATACTTCAAGCGGCCGGCTACGGTCCGCAATTGGATTCCTGTATCGCCTGCGGGCGGGGGAAGGCGGACGAAGAGCTGCTGCTCAGCCCGCGGCTGGGCGGCGCTCTGTGCCGCAGCTGCCGCCATAATGACCCGCCGGCAATGGAAGTGTCCTCCCGCGCACTGAAGCTGCTCCGGCTGTTCGCTGCGCTTGATCTGACCCGCCTAGGCAATGTGGACGTCAAGGAGAGTACGCGTGAAGAATTAAAAAAAATCATGCGGGCGTTTATGGATACCCAGCTCGGCCTCCGGCTGAAGTCGCAAAATTTCCTGGATCAGCTCGATAAATACAATATTTGA
- a CDS encoding YqzL family protein, whose amino-acid sequence MRDFSWKYFAMTGDVDAYLLYREAGEPLNPAAETAAEEEQVYDEEAK is encoded by the coding sequence ATGCGAGATTTTTCGTGGAAGTATTTTGCAATGACTGGGGATGTCGATGCCTATCTGCTGTATAGGGAAGCGGGAGAACCGCTGAATCCGGCGGCCGAGACAGCGGCGGAAGAAGAGCAGGTCTATGACGAAGAAGCGAAGTAA
- the era gene encoding GTPase Era, translating into MKFRSGFVAIIGRPNVGKSTLMNQVIGQKIAIMSDKPQTTRNKIHGVYTTNGSQIVFLDTPGIHKRQSKLGDYMNQTAMSTLGEVEAVLFLIDAAEGLGGGDRFIAEQLQGLKTPVILVMNKIDKLEPEALLPLITEYSKLHDFAEIVPISAKVGSNVNTLLEQLQKYLPEGPQYYPEDQVTDHPEQFVIAELIREKILHLTREEVPHSIAVAIEDMRAEPNGVVHISAVIFVERDSQKGIIIGKQGAMLKEVGRRARTDIENLLGSKTFLELWVKVKKDWRNQERVLRDLGFHKDQ; encoded by the coding sequence ATGAAATTCAGATCAGGCTTTGTCGCCATCATCGGCAGGCCCAACGTAGGCAAATCAACGCTGATGAATCAGGTCATCGGGCAGAAAATCGCCATTATGTCGGACAAGCCGCAGACGACCCGTAACAAAATTCACGGGGTCTATACGACGAACGGTTCGCAAATCGTCTTCCTCGATACGCCCGGCATCCATAAACGCCAGTCCAAGCTGGGGGATTACATGAACCAGACGGCGATGAGCACACTCGGCGAGGTGGAAGCTGTGCTGTTTCTGATAGACGCCGCCGAGGGCCTTGGAGGCGGTGACCGTTTCATCGCCGAACAACTTCAAGGTCTGAAGACGCCGGTTATTCTGGTGATGAACAAGATCGACAAGCTGGAACCTGAAGCGCTCCTGCCGCTAATTACGGAATACAGCAAACTGCATGATTTTGCCGAGATCGTTCCCATTTCAGCCAAGGTAGGCAGCAATGTAAATACACTGCTGGAGCAGCTGCAGAAATACCTGCCGGAAGGCCCGCAGTATTATCCGGAGGATCAGGTGACCGACCATCCGGAGCAGTTCGTTATCGCCGAGCTGATCCGCGAGAAGATCCTGCATCTGACCCGCGAGGAGGTGCCGCATTCCATTGCGGTGGCTATTGAGGATATGCGGGCGGAGCCGAACGGAGTCGTGCATATCTCCGCTGTTATTTTTGTCGAGCGGGATTCGCAAAAAGGGATTATCATCGGCAAACAGGGTGCTATGTTGAAGGAAGTTGGCAGAAGAGCACGTACCGATATTGAGAACCTGCTCGGGTCCAAGACGTTTCTGGAGCTTTGGGTAAAGGTGAAAAAAGACTGGCGCAACCAGGAGCGCGTGCTGCGCGATTTGGGCTTCCACAAAGACCAATGA
- a CDS encoding cytidine deaminase has protein sequence MDSITLLQEAIKARAKAYIPYSRFGVGAALLDQDGHVHHGCNIENAAYSVTNCAERTALFSAMAQGHTRGSFKALAVVGDTDLPITPCGACRQVIVELCDPDMKIILGNIKGDIRETTVRELLPGAFGPDELKQGQAPE, from the coding sequence ATGGATTCCATTACGCTGCTGCAAGAGGCGATCAAAGCCCGTGCCAAAGCTTATATCCCATACTCCCGTTTCGGCGTTGGAGCCGCTCTGCTGGATCAGGACGGACATGTTCATCACGGCTGCAATATCGAGAACGCCGCTTACAGCGTCACTAACTGCGCCGAGCGCACCGCACTTTTCAGCGCAATGGCCCAAGGACATACACGCGGCAGCTTTAAAGCGCTTGCCGTTGTAGGTGACACCGATCTGCCGATTACACCTTGCGGCGCATGCCGGCAGGTAATCGTAGAGCTGTGCGATCCCGACATGAAAATCATTCTGGGCAATATAAAAGGGGACATTCGCGAGACAACCGTCCGCGAGCTGCTGCCCGGCGCTTTCGGTCCTGATGAGTTAAAGCAGGGACAGGCTCCAGAGTAA
- a CDS encoding diacylglycerol kinase: protein MPKNTAVGPKRFWKSFWYAAQGLRQAFRTEMNMKVHTCLAVLVLLFAGLLRVPPGDWMLLLLAITLVLAAELINTAIESVVDLVSPEVHPLAKAAKDTAAGAVFLAAAFAVIAGIYVFYHPVIDWITALMS, encoded by the coding sequence ATGCCCAAAAATACGGCGGTAGGCCCCAAACGTTTCTGGAAGTCGTTCTGGTATGCGGCCCAGGGGCTCAGACAGGCCTTCCGGACCGAAATGAATATGAAGGTGCATACTTGCCTTGCCGTCTTAGTACTGCTGTTCGCCGGGCTGCTGCGTGTACCCCCGGGAGACTGGATGCTGCTGCTGCTGGCGATCACGCTCGTGCTGGCGGCCGAGCTGATCAATACGGCGATCGAGTCGGTGGTCGACCTCGTGTCGCCGGAAGTCCACCCCTTGGCCAAAGCGGCAAAGGACACCGCTGCGGGAGCCGTGTTTCTGGCGGCGGCGTTTGCCGTCATTGCGGGCATCTATGTTTTTTATCATCCGGTGATAGACTGGATTACGGCACTTATGTCATAA
- the ybeY gene encoding rRNA maturation RNase YbeY — MSLQLVWSNEQEEMEIDDRLISLLESILEQAGRLEGIDAGEVDLTFVDNERIHELNKEYRGIDRPTDVLSFALNESAEDELEIVYELSEDESEEIPDMLGDIIISVTRAKEQADDYGHSLERELGFLFVHGFLHLLGYDHQDEASEAEMMGKQEQVLSQVGLTR; from the coding sequence ATGAGCCTGCAGCTGGTTTGGAGCAATGAGCAAGAAGAAATGGAAATCGACGATCGGCTGATCTCGCTGCTGGAAAGCATTCTGGAACAAGCGGGTAGGCTTGAAGGGATCGACGCCGGTGAGGTGGATCTGACCTTTGTCGACAATGAGCGGATTCATGAGCTTAATAAGGAGTATCGCGGCATCGACCGGCCCACCGATGTGCTGTCCTTCGCGCTTAACGAATCCGCAGAGGATGAGCTGGAAATCGTCTATGAGCTTAGCGAGGATGAATCGGAGGAAATTCCCGATATGCTCGGCGATATTATCATTTCCGTTACCCGCGCCAAGGAACAGGCGGACGATTACGGCCATTCGTTGGAACGGGAGCTGGGCTTCTTATTCGTTCATGGGTTTCTGCACTTGCTCGGATACGATCATCAGGATGAGGCTTCTGAGGCGGAAATGATGGGCAAGCAGGAGCAGGTGCTGTCGCAGGTAGGGTTGACCCGCTGA
- a CDS encoding HD family phosphohydrolase has translation MASKQPSKFSGFTYNVSGWKYSAATRYALFLLLGILVYFSLAPDLLPKRYDIRENTHSAKEITAPRQIPDKKATLKAEEQAAENVPLKYQIIPIRAENLVTSLLDRIDRLNQDDTISQSDKTSIYREEIPQRANDFILSFVSSSRNSGTYSDNLLNEMQSKIKEQVYSIPEETYIKIPRLTSQDIIEMKPVARDIVSRLMNDQITDADAARAKVAEQVSISSLSQRTAREVVQELARLAITANKFYDEDATKEAKVQARENTPPVFIEQGEVLVAKGDLITPELYQLLDENGLLRNNVDYWPQLGLLILAALFSIGLLMFIRQSGTSGSTGFKYNNSQLLMLVIVFLITIISMRLAAFLQSDTRPFMGFLAPVAIGAMLVALLLDITLAYFCSILFAVLASVILNVQQNTIFDFNYGFFALVVSYVAVFATHRAGQRTTLLKGGIMVCLFGSLTVFMINLLGSGAWQQIHTLYAIGFAFAGGLLTVVLVIGLMPFFESTFGILSALKLVELSNPNHPLLRKLLTETPGTYHHSVMVGNLSEAAAEAIGADGLLCRVGSYYHDIGKTKRPFYFIENQNNMENPHDSIEPKLSKSIIIAHARDGVEMLKEYKLPKPIRDIAEQHHGTTFLHYFYHKALRLAEEKGIEPDFTEDDFRYPGPKAQSKESAVIGIADSVEAAVRSLRSPTVNQVETMIEKIIKSRLDDHQFDECDLTLKELDIIARTLKETVMGIFHSRIEYPEEAKKPKKEEGAVE, from the coding sequence ATGGCTTCAAAGCAACCGTCCAAATTCAGCGGATTCACATACAATGTGAGCGGATGGAAGTATAGTGCGGCGACTCGCTATGCTCTTTTTCTGCTGCTCGGTATCCTGGTCTATTTCAGTCTGGCACCGGATCTGCTGCCTAAACGGTACGACATCAGGGAAAACACGCACAGCGCTAAGGAAATCACGGCTCCTAGGCAAATTCCCGATAAAAAGGCAACGCTGAAGGCTGAGGAACAAGCGGCCGAGAACGTGCCGCTGAAATATCAGATTATTCCGATCCGTGCGGAGAATCTCGTAACCTCTCTGCTGGACCGTATCGACCGACTCAATCAGGACGACACCATCTCCCAAAGCGATAAGACCTCCATCTACCGGGAGGAAATCCCGCAGCGGGCCAATGATTTTATATTGAGCTTTGTGTCATCCAGCCGGAATAGCGGAACCTATTCGGACAATCTTTTGAACGAGATGCAGTCGAAAATCAAGGAGCAGGTCTATTCCATACCGGAAGAGACGTATATCAAAATACCGCGCCTGACCTCGCAGGACATCATCGAGATGAAGCCCGTGGCCCGGGATATCGTCAGCAGGCTGATGAATGACCAGATTACCGATGCCGACGCCGCACGCGCTAAGGTGGCGGAACAGGTCAGCATCAGTTCGCTCTCTCAGCGAACGGCCCGCGAGGTAGTGCAGGAGCTCGCACGTCTGGCTATTACGGCCAATAAATTTTATGATGAAGATGCCACCAAGGAAGCGAAAGTCCAGGCCCGGGAAAATACGCCGCCTGTTTTTATTGAGCAAGGCGAGGTGCTCGTGGCCAAAGGAGATCTCATTACGCCTGAGCTGTATCAACTGCTCGACGAGAACGGCTTGCTGCGGAACAATGTCGATTATTGGCCTCAGCTTGGACTGCTCATCCTTGCGGCGCTCTTTTCTATCGGCCTGCTGATGTTTATCCGGCAGTCCGGAACATCCGGCTCTACCGGATTTAAGTATAATAATTCCCAGCTTCTGATGCTGGTGATCGTCTTTCTGATCACGATTATATCTATGCGGCTTGCAGCGTTTCTGCAGAGCGACACACGGCCGTTTATGGGCTTTCTGGCGCCGGTTGCCATCGGGGCGATGCTGGTTGCGCTGCTGCTGGATATAACGCTTGCCTATTTCTGTTCCATCCTGTTTGCCGTACTGGCCAGTGTTATCCTGAATGTGCAGCAGAATACGATTTTTGATTTCAACTATGGTTTCTTTGCGCTGGTCGTTTCGTATGTAGCCGTATTCGCCACTCATCGGGCGGGGCAGCGCACAACGCTGCTCAAAGGCGGCATCATGGTCTGTCTGTTCGGCTCGCTGACTGTCTTTATGATTAACCTGCTGGGAAGCGGCGCATGGCAGCAGATTCATACGCTGTATGCTATCGGCTTCGCTTTTGCCGGCGGCCTGCTGACCGTTGTGCTGGTCATTGGCCTTATGCCTTTTTTTGAATCGACGTTCGGCATTCTGTCTGCGCTCAAGCTGGTAGAGCTGTCCAATCCGAACCATCCGCTGCTGCGCAAGCTGCTGACGGAAACGCCGGGTACATATCATCACAGCGTAATGGTCGGCAACTTGTCGGAGGCGGCGGCAGAAGCAATTGGAGCGGACGGCCTGCTCTGCCGGGTCGGTTCATATTATCATGATATCGGCAAGACGAAGCGTCCGTTCTATTTTATCGAGAACCAGAACAATATGGAGAATCCGCATGATTCCATCGAACCCAAGCTGAGCAAGTCGATCATTATCGCGCATGCGCGCGACGGGGTGGAAATGCTGAAGGAGTACAAGCTCCCCAAGCCGATCAGGGATATCGCGGAGCAGCATCATGGAACGACTTTTTTGCATTATTTTTATCATAAAGCGCTGCGGCTGGCGGAGGAAAAAGGTATAGAGCCCGACTTCACCGAAGATGATTTCCGTTACCCCGGTCCGAAAGCCCAGTCCAAAGAGTCCGCGGTAATCGGTATTGCCGACAGCGTGGAGGCGGCCGTCCGCTCCCTTCGCAGCCCCACGGTAAACCAGGTGGAGACGATGATCGAGAAGATTATCAAGAGCCGGCTTGACGATCATCAATTCGATGAATGCGATCTGACGCTGAAAGAGTTGGACATTATCGCCCGGACGCTGAAAGAAACAGTGATGGGCATTTTCCATTCGCGCATTGAATATCCGGAGGAAGCGAAAAAGCCGAAAAAAGAGGAAGGGGCCGTTGAATAG
- a CDS encoding PhoH family protein, with amino-acid sequence MSDKTASIQISLQNAGEALALFGPQDSFLKLIEREIPARIDSREAELTVHGSEREVDMLTQLFQSLLSLVRSGYILSERDVQYAVELAKDFRADQLLDLFKGEITTTFRGKPIRVKTIGQKHYVTTIKKRDIVFGIGPAGTGKTYLAVVLAVAALKEGSVKRIILTRPAVEAGESLGFLPGDLQEKVDPYLRPLYDALYDVMGPDQVAKALERGLIEIAPLAYMRGRTLDDSFIILDEAQNTTPEQMKMFLTRLGFGSKMVITGDVTQIDLPRGKKSGLIEANTILSSIEDIGFVYFAEQDVVRHSLVQKIIVAYERSAENLE; translated from the coding sequence TTGTCAGATAAGACTGCAAGCATTCAAATATCTTTGCAAAATGCGGGAGAAGCTCTGGCGCTTTTCGGCCCGCAGGACAGCTTCTTAAAGCTGATTGAGAGAGAAATTCCCGCCCGTATCGACTCGCGTGAGGCAGAGCTTACGGTGCATGGCAGCGAACGGGAAGTGGACATGCTGACACAGCTGTTCCAGTCACTGCTCTCCCTTGTTCGAAGCGGTTATATTCTGAGCGAGCGGGATGTGCAGTATGCAGTGGAGCTGGCGAAGGATTTCCGCGCCGATCAGCTGCTGGATCTGTTCAAGGGCGAAATCACTACGACTTTTCGCGGCAAGCCGATTCGGGTCAAGACGATTGGACAGAAGCACTATGTAACGACGATCAAGAAACGGGACATCGTATTCGGTATCGGCCCGGCGGGAACCGGAAAGACTTATCTTGCCGTTGTGCTTGCCGTTGCTGCTTTGAAGGAAGGATCGGTCAAACGTATTATCCTGACCCGTCCGGCGGTGGAAGCCGGCGAGAGTCTGGGGTTTCTGCCGGGAGATTTGCAGGAGAAAGTAGATCCGTATCTCCGGCCGTTGTATGACGCCCTGTACGACGTGATGGGACCCGATCAGGTAGCCAAGGCTCTGGAGCGCGGACTGATAGAAATTGCGCCTCTGGCTTACATGCGCGGGCGCACGCTTGACGATTCGTTTATTATTCTTGATGAGGCGCAAAATACGACGCCGGAGCAGATGAAGATGTTCTTGACCCGGCTTGGCTTTGGTTCGAAGATGGTTATTACGGGCGACGTAACTCAAATCGATCTGCCTCGGGGAAAGAAATCGGGTCTCATTGAGGCCAATACGATCTTATCCTCGATTGAGGATATCGGATTTGTGTATTTTGCGGAGCAAGACGTAGTGCGGCATTCCCTGGTGCAGAAAATCATCGTTGCCTATGAACGCTCAGCCGAAAACCTTGAATAA
- the yqfD gene encoding sporulation protein YqfD, with protein sequence MKEPPLSWLRGTVALHISGKRIEGLINAVNEAGIIIWNVKATESGVSLRLLLNDFYALRPLLKQTGCRMHITGRIGLPFVAARLWKRSFFAAGLVLFGIILVLLCSLVWSVRVEGNKRLASEDVLDAARQEGIYPFQWIWRMDSPDKLSKHLAARLPGVSWVGIERNGTAVKIQIVEAALPEKKPLSSPRHLISRTDAVITDIYAEQGRPVVQRNARVKKGDILISGILGDEANRQAVVAKGEVKGLVWHEYNIEVPLQKKNTAYTGERKDRSYFVLGKWAVQLWGYGKSPFEESRTLTELDPLTWRTIRLPIGWMTEKEMEVKETRETLTPQAAKQAGLALSEADIAARYGSDSVIKSQKILHEKKENGKVYMKVLFEVEERIAEELPIVYNQGE encoded by the coding sequence ATGAAGGAGCCGCCACTATCATGGCTGCGGGGGACTGTTGCGCTGCATATTTCCGGGAAGCGGATTGAAGGACTGATTAATGCCGTCAACGAAGCCGGAATTATCATATGGAATGTAAAAGCGACCGAAAGCGGTGTCAGTCTGCGTCTGCTGCTGAACGATTTCTACGCTCTCCGGCCGCTTCTGAAGCAGACAGGCTGCAGGATGCATATTACGGGACGGATCGGACTGCCGTTCGTGGCCGCCAGACTGTGGAAGCGGAGTTTTTTTGCCGCAGGCCTGGTGCTGTTCGGCATTATTCTGGTGCTGCTGTGTTCTCTTGTCTGGAGTGTTCGGGTGGAGGGGAATAAGCGGCTGGCTTCGGAGGATGTGCTGGATGCCGCCCGGCAGGAAGGAATTTATCCTTTTCAGTGGATATGGCGAATGGATTCTCCGGACAAGCTTTCCAAGCACCTGGCGGCGCGGCTCCCGGGCGTATCCTGGGTTGGAATCGAACGTAATGGAACAGCGGTTAAAATTCAAATCGTCGAAGCCGCGCTGCCCGAGAAAAAACCGCTTAGCAGCCCCCGTCATCTCATAAGCCGCACCGATGCGGTTATCACCGATATCTACGCCGAGCAGGGCAGGCCCGTGGTTCAGCGCAACGCGAGAGTGAAGAAAGGCGATATCCTTATTTCCGGGATTCTGGGCGATGAGGCAAATAGGCAGGCCGTCGTTGCCAAAGGGGAAGTCAAGGGGCTTGTCTGGCATGAGTATAATATCGAGGTTCCGCTGCAAAAAAAGAATACCGCTTATACCGGTGAGCGAAAGGATAGAAGCTACTTCGTTCTCGGCAAGTGGGCGGTTCAGCTGTGGGGCTATGGCAAATCGCCTTTTGAAGAGTCGCGTACGCTGACCGAGCTTGATCCGCTGACTTGGCGTACTATCCGGCTGCCGATTGGCTGGATGACGGAGAAAGAAATGGAAGTCAAAGAGACTCGGGAGACACTTACGCCGCAGGCGGCGAAACAGGCGGGGCTGGCACTGTCGGAGGCCGATATTGCGGCACGCTACGGCAGCGACAGCGTCATCAAAAGCCAAAAAATTTTGCATGAGAAGAAAGAGAATGGTAAAGTTTATATGAAAGTGCTTTTTGAAGTGGAAGAGAGAATTGCGGAGGAACTTCCGATAGTATACAACCAAGGAGAATGA